One Candidatus Paceibacterota bacterium genomic window carries:
- a CDS encoding iron-sulfur cluster assembly scaffold protein, with translation MIKKVKTKKIDVAKKGKTGWQYSEAVKNHFFHPKNVLLKDPKPGEYDAEAVIGAPVCGDVMRMWVKIDKKTEKIKKLKWRTFGCATAIASTSVFSEMITENGGLKIEEALKIKPDDIVKKLGGVPDRKIHCSVLADQAFKEAIKNYKEKHGK, from the coding sequence ATGATTAAAAAAGTCAAAACAAAAAAAATTGACGTGGCAAAAAAAGGGAAAACTGGCTGGCAATATTCTGAAGCGGTAAAAAACCATTTTTTCCATCCTAAAAATGTCTTGCTTAAAGACCCGAAGCCCGGCGAATACGACGCAGAGGCTGTTATCGGCGCTCCTGTGTGCGGAGATGTGATGAGAATGTGGGTTAAAATTGACAAAAAAACCGAAAAAATCAAAAAATTGAAATGGCGTACTTTCGGATGCGCCACGGCTATCGCTTCCACTTCTGTTTTTTCAGAAATGATTACGGAAAATGGCGGGCTTAAAATAGAAGAAGCGCTTAAAATAAAACCGGACGATATTGTAAAAAAATTGGGAGGAGTGCCTGACAGAAAAATACACTGTTCGGTTTTGGCAGACCAGGCGTTTAAAGAAGCGATAAAAAATTACAAGGAAAAACATGGAAAATAA
- a CDS encoding NifU family protein, giving the protein MENKIKETIKKEVSPVLEQHGGFIEFAGFDEEKGIVKVKLGGACASCPYASSTLTEIAEKVLKEKFSEVKKVENIG; this is encoded by the coding sequence ATGGAAAATAAAATAAAAGAGACGATTAAAAAAGAAGTTTCTCCTGTTTTGGAACAGCACGGCGGATTTATAGAGTTCGCCGGGTTTGACGAAGAAAAAGGAATAGTAAAGGTAAAACTCGGCGGCGCGTGCGCTTCTTGTCCTTATGCTTCATCTACCCTGACAGAAATAGCGGAAAAAGTTCTTAAGGAAAAATTTTCGGAGGTAAAGAAAGTGGAGAATATCGGCTGA